A portion of the Mytilus galloprovincialis chromosome 12, xbMytGall1.hap1.1, whole genome shotgun sequence genome contains these proteins:
- the LOC143054514 gene encoding PDF receptor-like, with protein MENFTQTLFYNSVDCTSVMSSASKHNDASQYFCDPVHDGLLCWPATPPGRKIAQPCPPLQGFNDNMFVFRKCSLGGLWENFNNSLVVEKTNYESCILTDKPTLQEYGKDYINDLQNVIRKSSILGISFILLSLIVLCLSFWLYKCKLPKYINNILRVKIHKHLFAAVMLELIIKLIFQISIFLTISRSFLATVQKPVVCEILTAFHQYADISILMWIVIDSHFIYMTAKSGFLCISGYKAYVIAGWGLPVLPTVLWTITLILNHKVTCWNGHMHLASIWIVHVPKILCFVSIIVLISLSSWRHYQRVSQRLLQESKIINNLTTTGILLSLMLLSFLVVIIPTYLRLNTLESKTIVQYLATTFTSSKGIFVAILCNYSNIKDFVKSETANNDIEI; from the coding sequence atggaaaattttacaCAGACATTGTTTTACAATTCAGTTGACTGCACTTCCGTTATGTCTTCGGCGTCCAAACATAATGATGCAAGTCAGTATTTCTGTGACCCAGTACACGATGGATTGTTGTGCTGGCCTGCAACGCCCCCTGGAAGAAAAATAGCACAACCGTGTCCTCCATTACAAGGATTTAATGACAACATGTTTGTATTCCGGAAATGTAGTCTGGGTGGATTATGGGAAAATTTTAACAACAGTTTAGTGGTTGAAAAAACGAATTACGAGTCATGCATCCTGACTGACAAGCCGACATTACAGGAATATGGTAAAGATTATATAAACGATCTACAGAATGTGATTCGAAAATCCAGTATACTTGGAATAAGTtttattcttctttctttaaTAGTGTTGTGCTTATCTTTTTGGCTGTATAAATGTAAGCTTccaaaatatatcaataatatcCTAAGGGTAAAAATTCACAAACATTTATTCGCAGCCGTAATGTTGGAATTAATTATCAAACTTATTttccaaatatcaatatttttgacAATCAGTCGTTCGTTTTTAGCCACAGTACAGAAACCTGTTGTATGTGAGATCTTAACAGCTTTTCACCAGTATGCGGACATATCAATTCTTATGTGGATTGTTATAGATTCCCACTTTATTTACATGACGGCAAAGTCAGGATTTCTGTGTATATCCGGATACAAAGCTTACGTCATCGCAGGTTGGGGTTTGCCTGTTTTACCAACCGTATTATGGACAATTACATTAATATTGAATCACAAGGTCACATGTTGGAATGGTCACATGCATCTGGCCTCGATTTGGATTGTACACGTTCCAAAGATCCTTTGTTTTGTGTCTATCATAGTATTAATCAGTTTGTCGTCATGGCGGCATTATCAAAGAGTTTCTCAACGTTTATTGCAAGAATCGAAAATCATAAATAATTTAACAACAACTGGAATATTACTTTCCTTGATGCTACTGAGTTTCTTGGTTGTGATCATACCTACATATCTTAGGCTGAATACTTTGGAATCAAAGACCATAGTTCAATACCTTGCGACGACATTTACCTCATCAAAGGGTATATTTGTTGCTATTTTGTGTAACTATTCGAATATAAAAGACTTTGTAAAATCAGAAACAGCCAATAATGATATCGAAATTTAA